Proteins encoded in a region of the Thermocaproicibacter melissae genome:
- a CDS encoding M50 family metallopeptidase gives MIVIKVLLIIIAVLLFGLMIFIHEFGHFFTAKLCGIRVNEFSIGMGPTLFHFQRGETKYALRLLPIGGFCAMEGENGDSDDERSFYKKSVWKRMLVVVMGAVMNIVLGLVLMMILLSQESAFNSTTVAAFAKNSAFQAAGLKEGDTFVSVDHYRIYGDRDLSFALATANPSSVDIVVRRDGKEVAFNDVKLNNQTIDGKTIVSLDFYVEPIEKNFGTLLTKTFQDTVSVVRLVWYSLISLITGKFGFNDMAGPVGAADAVGQVITSGLKESFLAGLNNVIYVMMLFTINLGIFNLIPFPALDGGKLFLFIVEAIRRKPIQEKYVAVVETVGFALLMCLMLIVTYSDILRLVTGKGLGG, from the coding sequence GTGATTGTCATTAAGGTCCTGTTGATTATAATTGCTGTTCTGCTGTTCGGATTGATGATTTTCATTCATGAATTCGGGCACTTTTTCACCGCAAAATTGTGCGGAATCCGTGTAAATGAATTTTCAATCGGTATGGGCCCGACATTGTTCCATTTTCAGCGCGGAGAAACAAAATACGCGCTTCGTCTTCTGCCGATTGGCGGTTTCTGCGCAATGGAAGGCGAAAACGGCGACAGTGATGACGAGCGTTCTTTCTACAAGAAATCGGTCTGGAAGCGCATGCTTGTCGTCGTCATGGGCGCGGTTATGAACATCGTCCTCGGGCTTGTCTTAATGATGATTCTTCTGAGCCAAGAATCTGCGTTCAATTCTACAACCGTTGCTGCTTTCGCAAAGAATTCTGCATTTCAGGCCGCCGGCTTGAAAGAAGGCGACACCTTCGTTTCTGTGGACCATTACCGCATTTACGGCGACAGAGACCTTAGTTTTGCGCTGGCGACTGCAAACCCTTCTTCGGTAGATATTGTTGTCCGCCGTGACGGGAAAGAAGTGGCCTTCAACGATGTTAAGCTGAACAATCAGACAATTGACGGAAAGACGATCGTTTCTTTGGATTTTTATGTGGAACCCATTGAGAAAAATTTCGGAACTTTGCTGACGAAAACCTTTCAGGACACTGTGTCTGTTGTTCGTCTCGTGTGGTACAGCCTCATCAGCCTGATTACAGGGAAATTCGGCTTTAACGATATGGCCGGACCTGTCGGGGCAGCAGACGCGGTAGGGCAGGTTATTACATCCGGTCTAAAGGAGAGCTTCCTTGCAGGCCTAAATAATGTGATTTATGTAATGATGCTGTTTACCATCAACCTTGGTATTTTCAATCTAATTCCTTTTCCGGCACTTGACGGCGGCAAACTGTTCTTGTTCATCGTTGAAGCAATTCGCCGGAAACCGATTCAGGAAAAATATGTCGCAGTTGTTGAGACGGTCGGTTTTGCTTTGTTGATGTGCCTTATGCTCATCGTAACTTACAGCGATATACTTAGACTTGTAACCGGAAAGGGCCTCGGAGGATAG
- a CDS encoding 1-deoxy-D-xylulose-5-phosphate reductoisomerase, which yields MKRFLSVLGSTGSIGTQTLDVARKLGLKVCAVAANRNIRLLEKQIREFKPDLAAVFDESAARDLKIAVADLPVRVVSGMEGLCEAASYSKADLICNSVVGLIGLQPTLAAIAAKKDIALANKETLVAGGAIVMKAAKAAGVKILPVDSEHSAIFQCLQGCPDKKILKRIILTASGGPFFGWSTEQLKQVTPEQALRHPNWNMGPKVTIDSATMMNKGLEIMEASWLFDLPASKIDVLVQRESVVHSLIEYVDNSVIAQLGVPDMRIPIQYAITWPERYVSPVKQLDLAEYATLTFARADEETFRCLRACRNAMQRGGLAPAAANGANEVAVRLFLEHKISFTDIGELVSDAAQHQPDVAGDVSVDDILNADAEARRYVLKVSGCMR from the coding sequence ATGAAAAGATTTCTTTCTGTTTTAGGGTCGACCGGTTCCATCGGAACACAAACCTTGGACGTTGCCCGTAAACTCGGTCTTAAGGTGTGTGCGGTCGCCGCTAATCGGAATATACGCCTCCTGGAGAAACAAATACGGGAGTTCAAGCCGGATCTTGCAGCTGTCTTTGATGAATCGGCTGCGCGCGATTTGAAAATCGCAGTAGCAGATTTGCCGGTTCGCGTTGTTTCTGGAATGGAAGGGCTTTGCGAAGCGGCTTCTTACAGTAAGGCAGACCTTATCTGCAATTCCGTCGTAGGCCTAATCGGCCTTCAGCCCACGCTGGCTGCGATTGCTGCAAAAAAAGACATTGCGCTCGCAAACAAAGAAACTCTTGTCGCCGGCGGCGCAATTGTGATGAAAGCGGCGAAGGCTGCCGGAGTAAAAATTCTGCCGGTTGACAGCGAGCACTCGGCAATCTTTCAATGCCTTCAGGGGTGCCCAGATAAAAAAATATTAAAACGCATTATTCTAACGGCCTCAGGAGGGCCTTTTTTTGGATGGAGCACTGAGCAGCTCAAGCAGGTCACTCCCGAACAGGCTTTGCGGCATCCAAACTGGAATATGGGTCCGAAAGTTACAATTGACTCTGCTACCATGATGAACAAAGGCCTTGAAATTATGGAGGCCTCTTGGTTGTTTGATTTGCCGGCCTCAAAAATTGATGTGCTTGTTCAAAGGGAAAGCGTTGTGCATTCACTGATTGAGTATGTGGATAATTCCGTCATTGCTCAATTGGGCGTACCGGATATGAGAATTCCGATTCAATATGCGATTACCTGGCCGGAACGCTATGTTTCGCCGGTTAAACAGCTTGATCTCGCTGAATACGCGACCCTGACCTTCGCACGGGCAGACGAGGAAACGTTTCGCTGTTTGCGCGCATGCAGAAACGCGATGCAAAGGGGTGGTCTTGCCCCGGCAGCAGCAAATGGCGCAAACGAAGTTGCCGTGCGCTTATTTCTGGAGCATAAGATTTCTTTTACGGACATTGGGGAACTTGTTTCTGATGCGGCGCAACACCAGCCTGACGTGGCAGGAGATGTGTCTGTTGATGATATTCTGAACGCTGATGCTGAAGCACGGCGCTATGTGCTTAAAGTATCCGGCTGTATGAGGTGA
- a CDS encoding phosphatidate cytidylyltransferase encodes MRERVTSGITLVFFLAAVVVFNNSFRPALNIAIALVSVLGVYEIISALGFTKNLMLMIPSLIFACVFPFCDTLLWREVAYFLYNVVIFSGLIFYHTDVTFREVGVIYSMALMIPTALSTMISLRDIGQNHGMFYVIIAISSAWISDVGGFFAGRLFGKHKLCPNISPKKTIEGAVGSFFLNISAMMLFGLIFEKVFPANGVAVSYLPLLIIGVFGTLLSILGDLSFSLIKRSCHIKDFGEIIPGHGGILDRFDSVIFEAPFVFLLVQFLPIVQ; translated from the coding sequence TTGAGAGAACGAGTGACTTCAGGCATTACACTGGTATTCTTTCTGGCGGCGGTTGTCGTGTTCAACAACTCGTTTCGTCCGGCACTGAATATAGCCATTGCGCTTGTTTCTGTCCTAGGTGTTTATGAGATTATTTCTGCGCTTGGTTTTACGAAAAATCTGATGCTGATGATTCCAAGCCTGATTTTCGCGTGTGTGTTTCCGTTCTGTGACACACTTTTATGGCGTGAAGTTGCGTATTTTCTGTATAATGTCGTCATTTTTTCTGGCCTCATTTTTTACCACACAGATGTTACATTTCGTGAGGTCGGCGTTATTTACAGCATGGCGCTGATGATACCGACCGCATTGAGCACGATGATTAGTCTGCGCGATATCGGTCAAAACCACGGAATGTTTTATGTGATTATTGCAATATCTTCTGCTTGGATTTCCGATGTTGGTGGCTTTTTCGCAGGCCGCCTATTCGGGAAGCACAAACTTTGCCCAAACATCAGCCCCAAAAAAACCATTGAAGGCGCGGTAGGTTCCTTTTTCCTGAACATTTCCGCTATGATGCTGTTTGGGTTAATTTTTGAGAAAGTTTTCCCTGCAAACGGTGTAGCCGTTTCTTATCTGCCGCTGCTTATCATCGGTGTCTTTGGCACCCTGCTGTCTATCCTCGGAGATTTGAGTTTTTCGCTAATCAAGCGCAGCTGCCATATTAAAGATTTCGGCGAGATTATTCCGGGGCATGGAGGAATCCTTGACCGCTTCGACAGTGTTATTTTTGAAGCACCATTTGTATTCCTTCTTGTTCAGTTCCTTCCGATTGTGCAATAA
- a CDS encoding isoprenyl transferase, giving the protein MPQRVLPRHLGIIMDGNGRWAKKRGLPRSAGHVAGAKVFKTIVRYCSRIGIEYLTVYAFSTENWKRPQEEVSSLMSLFKTYLRDALDNFLSENVKVRFLGDTSVFDPQLRELIQKVTEVSANRTGMVLNIALNYGGRAEIARAVQLLAKDVQNGLLKPEEITEELISSKLYTAGQPDPDLIIRPSGENRISNFLLWQSAYSEYLVMDILWPDFTTKDLEYAFDVYASRNRRFGGV; this is encoded by the coding sequence ATGCCACAAAGGGTTTTACCTAGGCATCTCGGAATCATCATGGACGGAAACGGCCGCTGGGCAAAAAAACGTGGCCTTCCACGCTCCGCGGGCCATGTTGCCGGTGCCAAAGTTTTCAAGACCATCGTACGGTACTGCAGCCGAATTGGAATCGAATATTTGACGGTTTACGCTTTTTCTACCGAAAACTGGAAAAGGCCACAGGAAGAAGTCTCTTCTCTCATGAGCCTTTTCAAAACGTATCTTCGGGATGCGCTTGACAATTTTCTGAGTGAAAACGTTAAGGTTCGGTTTCTGGGCGATACCTCTGTTTTTGACCCGCAGCTTAGAGAACTGATTCAGAAAGTGACAGAGGTTTCAGCAAATCGGACGGGTATGGTTTTGAATATTGCTTTAAATTATGGCGGCCGTGCGGAAATCGCACGCGCCGTCCAACTTTTAGCGAAGGATGTACAAAACGGTTTGCTGAAACCAGAGGAGATTACAGAAGAGCTGATTTCATCTAAGCTCTACACGGCGGGCCAGCCAGACCCCGATCTCATCATTCGGCCAAGCGGAGAAAACCGTATATCAAATTTTTTGCTTTGGCAATCAGCCTATTCAGAATATCTCGTTATGGATATTTTATGGCCTGATTTTACCACAAAAGATTTGGAATATGCCTTTGATGTTTATGCATCGCGCAACCGACGCTTTGGAGGGGTTTAA
- the frr gene encoding ribosome recycling factor produces MKDILNDAETRMKKSLSVLQSDYGAVRAGRANPAVLDKIRVDYYGTPTPINQIAAISVTEARILTIQPWDISSCKAIEKAIETSDLGINPQTDGKIIRLTFPPLSEERRKELVKEISKMNEECKIAIRAIRRDAIDKLKEAKKNSELTEDDLKHAEKKAQDLTDKYCKEADELFEEKKKEIMEI; encoded by the coding sequence ATGAAGGACATTCTGAACGATGCGGAAACCCGCATGAAAAAAAGCCTGTCCGTTCTTCAGTCTGATTACGGTGCAGTGCGTGCAGGACGTGCAAATCCTGCCGTGCTAGACAAAATTCGTGTGGATTATTACGGTACGCCAACACCGATCAATCAGATTGCTGCAATCTCCGTCACGGAAGCTAGGATTCTTACCATTCAGCCTTGGGATATCTCTAGCTGCAAAGCCATTGAAAAAGCAATTGAAACATCAGATTTGGGAATTAATCCCCAGACAGATGGAAAAATAATTAGGCTGACGTTCCCTCCGCTTTCGGAAGAGCGCCGCAAAGAACTTGTCAAGGAAATCAGCAAAATGAATGAGGAATGCAAAATTGCAATCCGTGCCATTCGTCGCGATGCCATTGACAAGCTGAAAGAAGCAAAAAAGAATTCAGAACTGACGGAAGATGACCTGAAGCATGCTGAGAAAAAAGCGCAGGATTTGACCGATAAGTACTGCAAAGAAGCCGACGAGCTTTTTGAAGAAAAGAAAAAGGAAATTATGGAGATTTAG
- the pyrH gene encoding UMP kinase: MQPKYHRVLLKLSGESLAGNQSHGIDFDTVMKICRSIKSCADMGVQIAIVVGGGNFWRGRSSGKMDRTRADHMGMLATTINALGIADALEQLGLVVRVQTAIEMRQIAEPYIRNRAVRHLEKGRVVVFGCGTGNPFFSTDTAAALRAAEIDADIILKATMVDGVYDSDPKKNADAKKFDSLTFYNVLEKNLQVMDSTAASLCRDNHIPICVFSIEDPENIVRAICGEKIGTIVKEETQ, translated from the coding sequence TTGCAGCCAAAATATCATAGAGTTTTGTTGAAACTAAGCGGCGAAAGCCTTGCCGGAAATCAATCCCACGGGATTGATTTCGATACTGTTATGAAAATCTGCCGCTCGATTAAATCTTGTGCAGACATGGGTGTGCAGATTGCCATTGTTGTCGGAGGTGGGAACTTCTGGCGCGGTCGTTCCAGCGGTAAAATGGATCGCACAAGGGCTGACCACATGGGAATGCTCGCTACAACCATCAATGCTCTTGGCATCGCCGACGCTTTGGAACAGCTTGGCTTAGTTGTGCGGGTTCAGACCGCAATTGAAATGCGTCAGATTGCCGAACCATATATTCGTAATCGTGCTGTCCGCCACCTGGAAAAGGGAAGAGTTGTCGTTTTTGGTTGCGGAACAGGAAATCCTTTCTTTTCGACTGATACTGCTGCGGCCCTTCGTGCTGCGGAAATTGACGCCGACATCATTCTGAAAGCTACCATGGTTGACGGCGTTTATGACAGTGATCCGAAGAAGAATGCAGACGCCAAAAAATTTGACAGTCTGACTTTTTATAATGTCCTTGAGAAAAATCTGCAGGTAATGGACAGCACGGCAGCTTCTCTTTGCCGTGATAACCATATTCCGATCTGCGTGTTCAGCATTGAAGATCCAGAGAATATCGTGAGAGCCATCTGTGGAGAGAAAATTGGAACCATTGTGAAGGAGGAGACTCAATGA
- the nrdR gene encoding transcriptional regulator NrdR yields MKCPYCGYGESKVIDSRPTDEGARIRRRRECLKCSKRFTTYEVIETIPIVVIKKDKSRETFDRSKLMNGLLRACEKRPVSLETLEKIVDEIENMLQNSLDREVPSSLIGKYAMEKLKEVDEVAYVRFASVYRQFKDINSFMEELSKMMKMKK; encoded by the coding sequence ATGAAGTGCCCATATTGCGGATATGGCGAAAGTAAGGTTATCGATTCCCGCCCTACCGACGAAGGGGCGAGAATACGAAGGCGCCGTGAATGCCTGAAATGTTCCAAGCGCTTCACAACCTATGAGGTCATTGAAACGATTCCGATTGTGGTTATCAAAAAGGACAAGTCTCGTGAAACTTTCGACAGAAGCAAATTGATGAATGGGTTGCTCCGTGCTTGTGAAAAGCGGCCGGTATCCCTCGAAACCCTTGAGAAAATTGTCGACGAAATTGAAAATATGCTTCAAAATTCCCTCGATCGGGAAGTTCCGTCCAGCTTAATCGGCAAATATGCCATGGAAAAGCTGAAAGAAGTGGACGAGGTTGCATATGTACGTTTCGCTTCGGTATATCGGCAGTTCAAGGATATCAATTCTTTTATGGAAGAATTGAGTAAAATGATGAAAATGAAAAAATAA
- a CDS encoding sugar phosphate isomerase/epimerase family protein, which produces MKAGISTACLYPMLLENSFSELISLGFRHYEVFFNTVSELREEFLHKLKEAADSSGSTICSVHPFTSGFENFLLFSGYERRYRDGLEFYKKYFHACNVLGAKILVLHGRKKDRPDISEEMFFERYLGLYELGKEFGVTVAQENVNLFCSDDPSLIRKMRKACGENCAFVLDVKQAVRGGTDPFVMCEAMGEQICHVHLNDNSPESDCLLPGFGKMDYERLFRCLRKNGYDGSVMIEVYRKSFGDFTELLQAKKTVEKLCRNS; this is translated from the coding sequence ATGAAAGCTGGCATTTCCACAGCGTGCCTTTATCCCATGCTGCTTGAAAATTCCTTTTCGGAATTGATTTCACTTGGTTTTCGCCATTATGAAGTGTTTTTCAATACCGTGAGCGAATTGCGGGAAGAATTTCTTCACAAGTTAAAAGAAGCAGCAGATTCAAGCGGCAGCACGATTTGTTCCGTTCACCCCTTCACATCCGGCTTTGAAAATTTTCTTCTCTTTTCCGGCTATGAGAGAAGATACCGTGACGGCTTGGAATTCTATAAAAAATATTTCCATGCCTGCAATGTGCTCGGTGCAAAAATTCTTGTGCTCCATGGGCGAAAAAAAGACCGGCCGGATATTTCGGAAGAGATGTTTTTTGAGCGTTATCTGGGACTTTATGAACTCGGCAAAGAATTCGGCGTGACAGTTGCACAGGAGAATGTAAATCTATTTTGCAGCGACGACCCGTCTCTGATTCGGAAAATGCGAAAAGCCTGCGGCGAAAACTGTGCTTTCGTTTTGGACGTAAAACAAGCTGTTCGCGGCGGAACCGACCCTTTCGTTATGTGTGAAGCGATGGGGGAACAGATTTGCCATGTCCATCTCAATGACAACAGCCCGGAATCCGATTGTCTGCTTCCGGGGTTCGGCAAAATGGATTATGAACGGCTTTTTCGATGTCTAAGAAAAAATGGCTATGACGGCAGTGTCATGATTGAAGTGTACCGAAAATCGTTCGGTGATTTCACAGAGTTGCTGCAAGCGAAAAAAACAGTCGAAAAATTGTGTAGGAACTCATAA
- a CDS encoding ABC-F family ATP-binding cassette domain-containing protein, whose translation MALLSAGGICKSFGTEVILENISFEVREGDRIGLIGSNGCGKTTLLKILTDAMSPDSGELNVAGKTKLGYMEQHVCKNLERTSFDEVLTVFQPLMEMEAELEQISKLLLKKPENQDKLIERQAWLTDQYNLSGGLTFRSRTNSALKGLGFSEEQIHSPVGVLSGGQRAKLQLAKLLLSGANLLLLDEPTNHLDISSVEWLEDFLRSFEGSYIIISHDRYFLDRTTNRTFELKNHHLKTFKGNYSAYLKQREELDLALTRKYDRTQKEIQRINGIIEQQRRWNQERNYKTIASKRKVIERLEETLEKPEKENASLRFHFGIRRCSGNDVLSVKDLALSFGNVKLFQHANMEIHRGERVFLLGPNGCGKTSFLKVLLGVNHATEGSFRFGVGVDVGYYDQLQTGLRQDKTVIDEVWDYYPRMTETEVRSALAVFLFRGEDVFKPVSALSGGERARILLLRLMLSQNNFLLLDEPTNHLDISSCEALENALSDYEGTLLIVSHDRYLINRLADKIYYLSPDGTKLFNGGYDEYLEQISKQTVAEAEKPEKSERKNDYQRRKELEAIARREKAELRRIEKEIEEKENAISQLEQQLSEPDIACDYEKALEISNELAKLKEENESLFQRWSVLAQKYEQA comes from the coding sequence ATGGCACTGCTGAGTGCAGGCGGCATTTGCAAATCTTTCGGAACGGAAGTTATTCTTGAAAACATATCCTTTGAGGTACGTGAAGGAGACCGAATTGGTCTTATCGGTAGCAATGGCTGCGGCAAAACCACTTTGTTGAAAATTCTGACGGATGCAATGTCTCCAGATAGCGGCGAATTGAATGTTGCTGGCAAAACAAAGCTTGGCTATATGGAGCAACATGTCTGCAAAAATCTGGAGCGCACCTCTTTTGATGAGGTCTTGACGGTCTTTCAACCTTTGATGGAGATGGAGGCCGAACTGGAACAGATTTCAAAACTGCTCCTGAAAAAACCGGAAAATCAGGACAAGCTAATTGAAAGACAAGCTTGGCTGACCGATCAATATAATCTCAGCGGAGGCTTAACATTCCGCAGCAGAACAAATTCTGCTTTGAAGGGGCTTGGTTTTTCAGAAGAGCAGATTCACTCCCCCGTCGGTGTGTTGAGTGGCGGCCAGAGAGCAAAACTTCAGTTGGCAAAATTGTTGCTTTCCGGAGCGAATCTTCTTCTTCTCGACGAGCCTACGAACCATCTGGATATTTCCTCGGTAGAGTGGCTGGAAGATTTTCTGCGCTCCTTTGAAGGCTCCTACATTATCATCTCGCATGACCGGTATTTTCTTGACAGGACGACAAACCGGACTTTCGAGCTAAAGAATCATCACCTCAAAACTTTTAAGGGCAACTATTCAGCCTACCTCAAGCAGCGTGAAGAGCTAGATTTGGCACTAACGAGAAAATATGACCGTACACAAAAAGAAATACAAAGAATTAACGGAATTATCGAACAGCAGCGCCGCTGGAATCAGGAGCGGAATTATAAGACCATAGCCAGTAAAAGGAAGGTAATCGAAAGGCTGGAAGAAACCCTTGAGAAGCCGGAAAAAGAAAATGCCTCTCTCCGCTTTCATTTTGGTATCAGGCGATGCAGCGGCAACGACGTACTCAGTGTAAAAGACCTCGCGCTTTCTTTTGGAAATGTCAAGTTGTTTCAGCACGCCAACATGGAGATTCATCGCGGTGAGCGTGTTTTTCTGCTTGGGCCAAACGGCTGCGGCAAAACTTCGTTTCTAAAAGTACTCCTCGGTGTTAACCACGCGACGGAGGGTTCCTTCCGTTTTGGTGTGGGAGTTGATGTCGGATATTACGACCAGCTTCAAACGGGTTTGCGCCAAGATAAAACCGTTATTGATGAAGTTTGGGACTACTACCCCAGAATGACGGAAACCGAAGTTCGTTCGGCTCTTGCTGTTTTCTTGTTCCGAGGAGAGGACGTTTTCAAACCGGTTTCCGCACTAAGCGGCGGCGAAAGAGCCAGAATTCTTCTCTTGCGCCTGATGCTTTCCCAAAACAATTTTCTATTGCTTGACGAACCTACCAACCATCTTGATATTTCTTCCTGCGAAGCGCTTGAGAATGCCCTTTCCGATTATGAAGGCACACTGCTGATTGTCTCTCACGACCGCTATCTCATCAACCGTCTGGCTGACAAAATCTATTACCTTTCACCGGATGGAACAAAACTATTCAACGGCGGTTATGACGAATACCTTGAACAAATAAGCAAACAGACAGTTGCGGAAGCTGAAAAACCGGAAAAATCGGAACGAAAAAACGATTACCAAAGGCGAAAAGAGCTTGAGGCCATTGCTCGCAGAGAAAAAGCTGAGCTTCGTCGGATTGAGAAAGAAATTGAAGAAAAAGAAAACGCAATCAGCCAGCTGGAGCAACAACTCTCAGAGCCAGACATTGCTTGTGATTATGAAAAAGCATTGGAGATTTCTAACGAACTTGCCAAATTGAAAGAAGAGAATGAATCTTTGTTTCAACGATGGAGCGTACTGGCACAAAAGTATGAACAGGCATAA
- a CDS encoding HPr family phosphocarrier protein codes for MFTSTIVLSNIEAVKKFVTLTNNYNFPINLTTDKYKIDAKSIMGIFSLDLSKPIQIEVDDSEADKESAKEFIQQLAQFQPAFVTKEVQ; via the coding sequence ATGTTTACGTCTACCATCGTTTTATCCAATATTGAAGCGGTCAAGAAGTTCGTAACTCTTACAAACAACTACAATTTTCCGATTAACCTCACTACAGATAAGTATAAAATCGACGCAAAATCCATTATGGGTATTTTTAGCCTCGATTTGTCCAAGCCTATTCAGATTGAAGTGGATGACAGCGAAGCGGATAAAGAAAGTGCGAAGGAATTTATTCAGCAGTTGGCTCAGTTCCAACCAGCTTTCGTAACAAAGGAAGTGCAATAA
- the mtaB gene encoding tRNA (N(6)-L-threonylcarbamoyladenosine(37)-C(2))-methylthiotransferase MtaB, which yields MKVSFITLGCKVNQYESQAMLADLLRAGFTACDDHAQSDLIVVNSCTVTAVSDRKVRQALRHARRENPNAVIVLTGCMPQAFPEVSESLTEADVVLGNSNRSALLSDVQKFLNSRQRVIDITPHGNKFESIEVDNFYERTRAFVKIEDGCNRFCSYCIIPYARGRVRSKPLEDLKHELRQIAANGYREVVLTGINLSAYGQELGLSLCDAVEAACAQEGIERVRLGSLEPEQLGPEVIQRLSKQKKLCPQFHLSLQSGCAATLKRMNRHYTPDEYRTIVQNLRSVFPNAAITTDIMVGFPGETEEEFSESLAFEKEIGFAKVHVFIYSRRPGTPAAKAANQVPPQVGEERSKRMIAAAAETRHAFFEQQIAKVEPVLFERECEDGVYEGYTENYTPVRASSKTNLSGKIRFVTIKKAEKDYCVGELA from the coding sequence ATGAAAGTATCCTTTATTACCCTTGGTTGTAAGGTTAACCAGTACGAATCTCAGGCAATGCTGGCCGATTTGCTGCGCGCAGGCTTTACGGCATGCGATGATCATGCCCAAAGCGATCTTATCGTTGTCAATTCCTGCACAGTTACCGCCGTGAGCGACCGCAAGGTGCGTCAGGCACTGCGTCATGCTCGTCGCGAAAATCCAAATGCAGTAATCGTTCTGACCGGATGTATGCCGCAGGCTTTCCCGGAAGTATCGGAAAGTCTGACCGAAGCAGATGTGGTCCTTGGAAATTCTAACCGCTCCGCTCTTTTGTCCGATGTACAAAAATTCCTCAATTCACGTCAGCGCGTAATCGACATTACTCCTCACGGAAATAAGTTTGAATCAATTGAGGTAGATAACTTCTACGAAAGAACGCGTGCGTTTGTAAAAATTGAGGACGGCTGCAACCGATTCTGTTCTTACTGCATTATTCCCTATGCACGCGGCCGTGTGCGTTCCAAACCATTAGAAGACCTCAAACACGAACTGAGGCAAATTGCCGCAAACGGATACCGTGAAGTGGTGCTGACCGGAATCAATCTCTCCGCTTACGGTCAGGAACTTGGCCTTTCTCTCTGCGATGCGGTTGAAGCCGCCTGTGCACAGGAAGGAATTGAGCGTGTCCGACTCGGTTCCTTAGAACCGGAGCAGCTTGGCCCGGAGGTAATTCAGCGCCTGAGCAAACAGAAAAAGCTCTGCCCGCAGTTTCACCTTTCCCTTCAAAGCGGATGTGCCGCCACTTTGAAGCGCATGAATCGGCACTACACTCCAGACGAGTACCGCACAATTGTTCAAAATCTCAGATCTGTATTTCCAAACGCCGCCATTACAACCGACATTATGGTCGGTTTCCCGGGTGAAACAGAAGAAGAATTTTCCGAATCTCTTGCTTTTGAAAAAGAGATCGGCTTTGCAAAAGTGCATGTCTTTATCTACTCACGACGCCCGGGCACACCGGCAGCAAAAGCTGCAAACCAAGTTCCGCCGCAGGTTGGTGAGGAACGCAGCAAAAGAATGATTGCTGCCGCTGCCGAAACGCGCCATGCCTTCTTTGAACAGCAAATTGCCAAAGTGGAGCCGGTGCTATTTGAGCGTGAATGTGAAGACGGCGTTTACGAGGGATATACCGAAAACTATACTCCGGTTCGGGCATCATCGAAAACGAATCTTTCCGGGAAAATCCGGTTTGTCACGATAAAAAAGGCAGAAAAGGATTACTGCGTCGGTGAACTGGCATAA